A portion of the Clostridium gelidum genome contains these proteins:
- a CDS encoding TolC family protein yields MRKDIKKVLTIGILLSIMNSSIVPVFAVENNEKMNVSKSTLSDEKAGSISTQFQNVQTIKVKKILTLDKAIEGAINNSDKLKLKSKEIKMYEDKMDLQEKTNDYYKVIGQKVYDFPYDKFELQEKQTKQSKDFMEDQIASDITNKYNDMILKEIEINKSKRNLEFKKKDLEFMKGKLTLGMATPNQLNDAQIEIKSLQDDITSKDNSLNNNKDYFKVITDLDLKNTYTLDYNVNYTKFKIAGSADEYIDDKIDKYVKYDTEMLKLTKDYMKDLKDDGIKDIMDKEVEKIPDKSSSVAVNADGTNTFDSGSYALKLIAYQQNLQEYYTKINAYGEYLDGKYSVSTAQVKLDDTKKNLKNALKESYSTLLDLENKIDTLKEQVNSTNTKVRFAKAQVDMGLMLQNDYDKQILENEDLDTSLRKLIYTHNNLRDSIQKPWILSN; encoded by the coding sequence ATGAGAAAAGATATAAAAAAAGTATTAACAATTGGAATTCTTCTAAGTATTATGAATAGCAGTATTGTGCCAGTATTTGCAGTAGAAAATAATGAAAAAATGAATGTGTCAAAATCAACATTATCTGATGAGAAGGCTGGATCTATTTCAACTCAATTTCAAAATGTACAAACTATTAAAGTAAAAAAAATTCTTACATTAGATAAAGCAATAGAAGGGGCTATAAATAACAGTGATAAATTAAAATTAAAGTCAAAGGAAATAAAAATGTACGAAGATAAAATGGATCTTCAAGAAAAAACTAATGATTATTATAAAGTTATTGGTCAGAAAGTATATGATTTTCCTTATGATAAGTTTGAACTTCAAGAAAAGCAAACAAAGCAATCAAAAGATTTCATGGAAGATCAAATAGCTTCAGATATTACAAATAAATATAATGATATGATTTTAAAAGAAATTGAGATAAATAAATCAAAAAGAAATCTAGAATTCAAGAAAAAAGACTTAGAGTTTATGAAAGGAAAACTAACACTCGGAATGGCAACGCCTAATCAGCTTAATGATGCACAAATTGAAATAAAATCATTACAAGATGATATAACATCAAAAGATAATTCATTAAATAACAACAAAGATTATTTTAAAGTGATAACAGATTTAGATTTAAAAAATACCTATACACTTGATTACAATGTAAATTATACAAAATTTAAAATAGCTGGTTCAGCTGATGAGTACATAGATGACAAAATTGATAAGTATGTAAAATATGATACTGAAATGTTAAAGCTGACTAAAGATTATATGAAGGATCTAAAAGATGATGGAATAAAAGACATTATGGATAAGGAAGTAGAAAAAATTCCAGACAAATCTTCTTCTGTAGCAGTAAATGCTGATGGCACTAATACATTTGATTCAGGGTCATATGCTTTAAAGTTAATAGCTTATCAACAAAATCTGCAAGAATATTATACTAAGATTAATGCTTATGGAGAATATCTAGATGGTAAATATAGCGTTAGCACCGCGCAAGTTAAACTTGATGACACAAAAAAGAATCTTAAAAATGCATTAAAGGAAAGTTATTCAACGCTTCTTGATTTAGAAAATAAAATAGATACTTTAAAAGAGCAAGTTAATTCAACAAATACAAAAGTAAGATTTGCAAAAGCACAAGTAGACATGGGATTAATGCTACAAAATGACTATGATAAACAAATTTTAGAAAATGAAGATTTAGATACCTCTCTAAGAAAACTTATTTATACCCATAACAATTTAAGAGATAGTATACAAAAACCATGGATATTAAGCAATTAA